Proteins found in one Hevea brasiliensis isolate MT/VB/25A 57/8 chromosome 18, ASM3005281v1, whole genome shotgun sequence genomic segment:
- the LOC110672807 gene encoding sulfite oxidase isoform X3, which produces MPGLTGPSDYSQEPPRHPFLKINSKQPFNAEPPRSALVSSYVTPVDFFYKRNHGPIPVVDDIERYSVSISGLIDNPIELFMKDIWKLPKYVVTATLQCAGNRRTAMSNVKKVRGVGWDVSAIGNAVWGGAKLADVLELVGISNFTGTTNSGGKHVEFISIDKCKEENGGPYKASIPLSQATNPEADVLLAYDMNGEPLNRDHGYPLRVVVPGVIGARSVKWLDSINIIAEECQGFFMQKDYKMFAPSVNWDNINWSTRKPQMDFPVQCAICSLEDVAAVKPGKVDSAANVQPENVLEIWNLRGILNTSWHRVKVQVGHSNM; this is translated from the exons ATGCCTGGACTTACAGGACCCTCGGATTATTCGCAGGAACCACCTCGTCATCCTTTCCTCAAAATCAATTCTAAG CAACCTTTTAACGCTGAGCCACCTCGTTCGGCCCTGGTTAGCTCTTATGTAACGCCAGTGGATTTCTTCTACAAGAGAAATCATGGACCCATACCAGTTGTTGATGATATAGAAAG ATATTCTGTTTCCATTAGTGGTCTGATAGATAACCCCATAGAGCTGTTTATGAAAGATATCTG GAAGCTTCCAAAATATGTTGTCACTGCCACTCTACAG TGTGCTGGTAACAGGAGGACTGCCATGAGCAATGTCAAAAAAGTAAGAGGAGTTGGCTGGGATGTTTCTGCTATAGGAAATG CTGTCTGGGGTGGTGCCAAATTGGCAGATGTTCTTGAACTTGTTGGGATATCCAACTTCACGGGTACCACAAACTCAGGTGGAAAACATGTTGAATTTATAAGCATTGATAAGTGTAAG GAGGAGAATGGGGGTCCTTACAAGGCATCAATTCCGCTTAGTCAGGCTACAAACCCTGAAGCTGACGTTTTACTTGCTTATGATATGAATGGGGAG CCTCTAAACAGGGATCATGGTTATCCACTGCGAGTGGTTGTCCCAGGTGTTATAGGTGCACGTTCTGTCAAATGGTTGGATTCCATTAACATAATTGCAGAAGAATGTCAG GGCTTCTTTATGCAAAAGGACTACAAAATGTTTGCCCCATCAGTGAATTGGGATAACATCAATTGGTCTACAAGGAAGCCACAAATGGATTTCCCTGTACAG TGTGCAATTTGTTCTTTAGAGGATGTGGCTGCAGTGAAGCCTGGAAAG GTGGATTCAGCAGCAAATGTCCAACCAGAAAATGTGCTAGAGATTTGGAATTTGAGAGGGATACTTAACACTTCGTGGCATCGTGTTAAAGTCCAAGTTGGTCACTCAAACATGTAG
- the LOC110672807 gene encoding sulfite oxidase isoform X1, whose product MPGLTGPSDYSQEPPRHPFLKINSKQPFNAEPPRSALVSSYVTPVDFFYKRNHGPIPVVDDIERYSVSISGLIDNPIELFMKDIWKLPKYVVTATLQCAGNRRTAMSNVKKVRGVGWDVSAIGNAVWGGAKLADVLELVGISNFTGTTNSGGKHVEFISIDKCKEENGGPYKASIPLSQATNPEADVLLAYDMNGEPLNRDHGYPLRVVVPGVIGARSVKWLDSINIIAEECQGFFMQKDYKMFAPSVNWDNINWSTRKPQMDFPVQCAICSLEDVAAVKPGKVKVSGYAASGGGRGIERIDVSVDGGKTWVETFRHQKTGVPYIADDMSSDKWAWVLFEVIVDVSRSTEIVAKAVDSAANVQPENVLEIWNLRGILNTSWHRVKVQVGHSNM is encoded by the exons ATGCCTGGACTTACAGGACCCTCGGATTATTCGCAGGAACCACCTCGTCATCCTTTCCTCAAAATCAATTCTAAG CAACCTTTTAACGCTGAGCCACCTCGTTCGGCCCTGGTTAGCTCTTATGTAACGCCAGTGGATTTCTTCTACAAGAGAAATCATGGACCCATACCAGTTGTTGATGATATAGAAAG ATATTCTGTTTCCATTAGTGGTCTGATAGATAACCCCATAGAGCTGTTTATGAAAGATATCTG GAAGCTTCCAAAATATGTTGTCACTGCCACTCTACAG TGTGCTGGTAACAGGAGGACTGCCATGAGCAATGTCAAAAAAGTAAGAGGAGTTGGCTGGGATGTTTCTGCTATAGGAAATG CTGTCTGGGGTGGTGCCAAATTGGCAGATGTTCTTGAACTTGTTGGGATATCCAACTTCACGGGTACCACAAACTCAGGTGGAAAACATGTTGAATTTATAAGCATTGATAAGTGTAAG GAGGAGAATGGGGGTCCTTACAAGGCATCAATTCCGCTTAGTCAGGCTACAAACCCTGAAGCTGACGTTTTACTTGCTTATGATATGAATGGGGAG CCTCTAAACAGGGATCATGGTTATCCACTGCGAGTGGTTGTCCCAGGTGTTATAGGTGCACGTTCTGTCAAATGGTTGGATTCCATTAACATAATTGCAGAAGAATGTCAG GGCTTCTTTATGCAAAAGGACTACAAAATGTTTGCCCCATCAGTGAATTGGGATAACATCAATTGGTCTACAAGGAAGCCACAAATGGATTTCCCTGTACAG TGTGCAATTTGTTCTTTAGAGGATGTGGCTGCAGTGAAGCCTGGAAAG GTGAAAGTCAGTGGATATGCGGCATCAGGAGGTGGCCGTGGAATTGAGAGAATAGATGTGTCTGTTGATGGTGGCAAAACCTGGGTGGAAACTTTTAGACATCAGAAGACTGGTGTCCCTTATATTGCAGATGATATGAGCAGTGACAAATGGGCATGGGTACTTTTTGAGGTCATAGTTGACGTGTCACGCAGCACAGAGATTGTTGCAAAAGCA GTGGATTCAGCAGCAAATGTCCAACCAGAAAATGTGCTAGAGATTTGGAATTTGAGAGGGATACTTAACACTTCGTGGCATCGTGTTAAAGTCCAAGTTGGTCACTCAAACATGTAG
- the LOC110672807 gene encoding sulfite oxidase isoform X2 produces the protein MPGLTGPSDYSQEPPRHPFLKINSKQPFNAEPPRSALVSSYVTPVDFFYKRNHGPIPVVDDIERYSVSISGLIDNPIELFMKDIWKLPKYVVTATLQCAGNRRTAMSNVKKVRGVGWDVSAIGNAVWGGAKLADVLELVGISNFTGTTNSGGKHVEFISIDKCKEENGGPYKASIPLSQATNPEADVLLAYDMNGEPLNRDHGYPLRVVVPGVIGARSVKWLDSINIIAEECQGFFMQKDYKMFAPSVNWDNINWSTRKPQMDFPVQVKVSGYAASGGGRGIERIDVSVDGGKTWVETFRHQKTGVPYIADDMSSDKWAWVLFEVIVDVSRSTEIVAKAVDSAANVQPENVLEIWNLRGILNTSWHRVKVQVGHSNM, from the exons ATGCCTGGACTTACAGGACCCTCGGATTATTCGCAGGAACCACCTCGTCATCCTTTCCTCAAAATCAATTCTAAG CAACCTTTTAACGCTGAGCCACCTCGTTCGGCCCTGGTTAGCTCTTATGTAACGCCAGTGGATTTCTTCTACAAGAGAAATCATGGACCCATACCAGTTGTTGATGATATAGAAAG ATATTCTGTTTCCATTAGTGGTCTGATAGATAACCCCATAGAGCTGTTTATGAAAGATATCTG GAAGCTTCCAAAATATGTTGTCACTGCCACTCTACAG TGTGCTGGTAACAGGAGGACTGCCATGAGCAATGTCAAAAAAGTAAGAGGAGTTGGCTGGGATGTTTCTGCTATAGGAAATG CTGTCTGGGGTGGTGCCAAATTGGCAGATGTTCTTGAACTTGTTGGGATATCCAACTTCACGGGTACCACAAACTCAGGTGGAAAACATGTTGAATTTATAAGCATTGATAAGTGTAAG GAGGAGAATGGGGGTCCTTACAAGGCATCAATTCCGCTTAGTCAGGCTACAAACCCTGAAGCTGACGTTTTACTTGCTTATGATATGAATGGGGAG CCTCTAAACAGGGATCATGGTTATCCACTGCGAGTGGTTGTCCCAGGTGTTATAGGTGCACGTTCTGTCAAATGGTTGGATTCCATTAACATAATTGCAGAAGAATGTCAG GGCTTCTTTATGCAAAAGGACTACAAAATGTTTGCCCCATCAGTGAATTGGGATAACATCAATTGGTCTACAAGGAAGCCACAAATGGATTTCCCTGTACAG GTGAAAGTCAGTGGATATGCGGCATCAGGAGGTGGCCGTGGAATTGAGAGAATAGATGTGTCTGTTGATGGTGGCAAAACCTGGGTGGAAACTTTTAGACATCAGAAGACTGGTGTCCCTTATATTGCAGATGATATGAGCAGTGACAAATGGGCATGGGTACTTTTTGAGGTCATAGTTGACGTGTCACGCAGCACAGAGATTGTTGCAAAAGCA GTGGATTCAGCAGCAAATGTCCAACCAGAAAATGTGCTAGAGATTTGGAATTTGAGAGGGATACTTAACACTTCGTGGCATCGTGTTAAAGTCCAAGTTGGTCACTCAAACATGTAG